A genomic region of Nymphaea colorata isolate Beijing-Zhang1983 chromosome 2, ASM883128v2, whole genome shotgun sequence contains the following coding sequences:
- the LOC116248902 gene encoding protein SGT1 homolog A-like: MAGELEKRASEAFLDDNFELALELYTQALSLDGQNANLLANRAQVNIKLERFTDAVADASKAIGLDHSMTKAYLRKGIACIQLEEFETAKVALKAGASLDPSNMKFKNLIEECDKRIAEEMNDTLKAPVSMDLQSSVLHPLESPTTGNEPAKEKVSGQASGRSTSALDSPKPKYRHEFYQKPNEVVLTIFAKGIPAENVNIEFGEQMLSVAIDVPGEETFFFQPRLFAKIVPEMCRYEVLSTKIEIRLHKADTINWTTLEYKRKAKASTLPKLNSPTDLKTERPTYPSSKSKGIDWDRLEAEVKNEEKDEKLDGDAALNKFFRDIYQNADEDTRRAMSKSFVESNGTVLSTNWKDVGTKKVEGSAPDGLEFRQWEY, translated from the exons atGGCAGGGGAGTTGGAGAAGAGGGCGTCGGAGGCCTTCCTGGATGATAACTTCGAACTCGCCCTGGAGCTCTACACGCAGGCGCTGTCGTTGGACGGGCAGAACGCCAATCTCTTGGCGAATCGGGCACAGGTCAACATTAAGCTCGAGAGATTCACAG ATGCTGTTGCTGATGCAAGTAAGGCGATTGGGTTGGATCACTCTATGACGAAAGCTTACTTGCGAAAAGG CATCGCCTGCATCCAACTTGAAGAGTTTGAGACAGCGAAGGTAGCCCTGAAAGCAGGTGCTTCATTGGACCCAAGCAACATGAAATTCAAGAATTTGATTGAGGAGTGTGACAAGCGCATTGCAG AGGAAATGAATGACACACTGAAGGCACCAGTGTCAATGGATCTTCAAAGTTCTGTTTTGCATCCACTTGAATCCCCAACCACAGGGAATGAACCTGCAAAGGAGAAAGTCTCTGGGCAAGCCAGCGGACGTTCTACTTCAGCTTTAGATTCTCCAAAGCCAAAATATAG GCATGAGTTTTACCAGAAGCCAAATGAAGTAGTTTTGACTATTTTTGCTAAGGGAATACCTGCAGAAAATGTCAATATTGAATTTGGAGAACAGATG ttaAGTGTTGCCATTGATGTTCCCGGTGAAGAGACTTTCTTTTTTCAACCACGCTTGTTTGCAAAG ATTGTTCCTGAAATGTGCAGATATGAGGTATTGTctacaaaaattgaaatccGCCTTCATAAAGCTGATACTATCAATTGGACAACTCTGGAATATAAGAGAAAGGCAAAGGCTTCTACTTTACCTAAGCTGAACTCACCAACAG ATTTGAAAACGGAAAGGCCCACATACCCATCTTCGAAGAGCAAAGGTATCGACTGGGATAGATTGGAAGCAGAAGTTAAAAATGAG GAAAAGGATGAGAAATTGGATGGTGATGCTGCTTTAAACAAGTTCTTCCGTGATATATATCAGAATGCTGATGAGGATACAAGACGAGCAATGAGCAAGTCGTTT GTTGAATCAAATGGAACAGTGCTTTCGACGAACTGGAAAGATGTTGGTACAAAAAAGGTGGAGGGAAGTGCACCCGATGGTTTAGAGTTCAGGCAATGGGAATACTAG